CGCTCGTCATCGAGGATCTGGGACGGCCTGACGCCACGGCCACCACGCTGCTGACCGGTATCCCGTACGCCGTCTGACGTCGTGGAGACCACGGAGCCCTTCGTCGGCTTCCGCCGCCATCTGCGTGCCGAGGTGGTGCCCGACGAGGCCACCTATCTGCTGTCCGGGCGGGGCGTCACCGCGCTGTTCGGCCGGCCCGCCGAGGTCGTCGCGCCGCTGCTCGACGGGACCCGGACGCTGTCGGCACTGCTGACGGAGGCGGCGCGGGAGCTGCCCGCGGTGCAGGCCGGCGCGGTGGTGGCCGAGCTGGCGACGGCCGGGCTGATCGGCTACCGCCCCGCGCCCGGTGCGCCGTCCGACGGCGCGGCCGCCGCGTTCTGGGATCTGGCGGAGGTCTCCGGCCTGCGGTCCGCCCCGGCGCGCCTCCGGCCGACCGTCGAGATCCTGACCGTGGGCCGGGGTGCGGCCGACGGACTGCGCACCGCATGCGCCGACTCCGGCCTCACGGTGGCCGTGCCCGGCCCCGGCGGCGGCCCGTCCGCGGGCGCGGCGGATCTCTCCCTGGTGCTCTGCGACGACTATCTGGCCCCGGACCTCGCGGCACTCGACTCCTGGCACCGGGCGCAGGGGCGGCCCTGGCTGCCGGTGCGTCCCGGCGGCGCGGAGCCGTGGGCCGGGCCGGTCTTCCGGCCGCACGAGGGCGCCTGCTGGCACTGTCTGGCCGACCGGCTGCGCGGGCACCGGCGGGCCGAACTGGCGGTGCAGCGCGCCCTGGGGGCCGACCGCCCGGTGGCGGCGCCCGAGGCCTCGCTGGCCGCCGGGCGCGCCATGGGCCTGCAGTTGGCGGTGCTGATGGCGGCGACCTGGCTGGGCGGGGTGCGGCGGGAGAGCCATGACGCGGTCTGTGCGCTGGACACCCTGACGCTGCACACCCGGCACCACACCGTGCACCGAAGACCCCAGTGCCCGGGGTGCGGTGACCCGGGGCTGGTGGCGCGGACGGTGTGCCGGCCGGTGGTGCCTCTCCCGCGCCCCAAGGCCGCGCACGGCGGCGGCAACCACCGGGCGCTGCCCCCGGAGCAGATGCTGGCGCGCCACGGCCACCTGGTGGGGCCGGTGACCGGCGTCGTCAGCGAGATCCGGCGGGCGGACAACGCCCCCGCCGCGCTGCACTGTTACACCTCGGGACACAACGTGGCGCTCGGCGGTGGGCTGGGCTGGCTGCGCGGCGGGCTGCGCAGCCTCAGCGGCGGCAAGGGCGTGACCGCGGTCGAGGCGCAGGTCAGTGCGCTGTGCGAGGCCGTGGAGCGCTATTCGGGAACGCGTCAGGGTGATGAGCCGGTGATCCGTGACTCGCTGCGGGCGCTGGGCGGCGACGCGCTGCATCCCAACCGCTGCCAGTTGTGGGCGGCACGGCAGTTCCGTGACCGCGAGAGCTGGAACGCGGCCGCCTCACCGCTCCAGCGGGTCGCCGCGCCCTTCGACGCCACCGCTCCCGCCGAGTGGACCCCGGTGTGGTCGCTGACCCACGGCCGCCAACGCCTGCTGCCCACCTCGCTGTTGTACTTCGGGCCGGGCCCGGACGGCGCCCCGCCCGCCGTGCCGGCCGACTCCAACGGCAGGGCGGCCGGCAGCAGCCTGGAGGACGCGATC
This portion of the Streptomyces caniferus genome encodes:
- a CDS encoding TOMM precursor leader peptide-binding protein — translated: METTEPFVGFRRHLRAEVVPDEATYLLSGRGVTALFGRPAEVVAPLLDGTRTLSALLTEAARELPAVQAGAVVAELATAGLIGYRPAPGAPSDGAAAAFWDLAEVSGLRSAPARLRPTVEILTVGRGAADGLRTACADSGLTVAVPGPGGGPSAGAADLSLVLCDDYLAPDLAALDSWHRAQGRPWLPVRPGGAEPWAGPVFRPHEGACWHCLADRLRGHRRAELAVQRALGADRPVAAPEASLAAGRAMGLQLAVLMAATWLGGVRRESHDAVCALDTLTLHTRHHTVHRRPQCPGCGDPGLVARTVCRPVVPLPRPKAAHGGGNHRALPPEQMLARHGHLVGPVTGVVSEIRRADNAPAALHCYTSGHNVALGGGLGWLRGGLRSLSGGKGVTAVEAQVSALCEAVERYSGTRQGDEPVIRDSLRALGGDALHPNRCQLWAARQFRDRESWNAAASPLQRVAAPFDATAPAEWTPVWSLTHGRQRLLPTSLLYFGPGPDGAPPAVPADSNGRAAGSSLEDAIVQGFLELVERDAVAQWWYNRTRHTAVDLDAFDEPWIAGLRTAYERDLHREVWALDLTSDFGIPVVAAVSRRRDKAAQDITFGFGAHFDPRLALRRALTEMNQLLPPVLGAREDGTGYLTRDRDLLAWWTGATVAGQPYLLPDAGQSARAPGSYGYRPRGDLREDIEAAKRLVAARGLELLVLDQTRPDVGIPVVAVLVPGLRHFWARFAPGRLFDVPVAEGRLSRPTRYADLNPVPLFV